In a genomic window of Lycium ferocissimum isolate CSIRO_LF1 chromosome 9, AGI_CSIRO_Lferr_CH_V1, whole genome shotgun sequence:
- the LOC132030135 gene encoding inactive poly [ADP-ribose] polymerase RCD1 isoform X1: protein MESNWVKVLDSGRRTAAVYSRNKVASQLVAHIVGAGTEKLDELSFQSNCSSFYNKLGKRKRTVDGESDCRSHLRKSILKNYSNFMKSGLPQRVLFHQSGEWNDFPQDIVRIVKEDFRAKKAVIEVNFGGFHVILDILYMVQVNLVTGLEKPIAWIDEAGGCFFPDLCLVSCKTHDNFAIHSQRTEEFSAAEPDRATKIKLHLDIDFNGQNNCNLEECVEESNVNFKRIKVYPFKDNQEFAVDKKSDTKMEIVAENQQNQESRSPKLEDTLKLVDGESVKIMFVKGMNTIHKVDIVEISQCSSKYMKNRLELFEKQVEITQKYRGNSNVRYAWFAASKEVISTIMNYGLALGVPRQKTNLGVGVHLFAQDCASKSAAGCDIDENGVRYMVLCRVILGNEELLHFGSKQSHPSNEKYDSGVDDLESPTYYTVWNMNMNTHIYPEYVVSFRMSSGAEGAPIKEESRLDVSGVTSQGYEEQLDLNKLPIELGNCQQYQFVSNLQQSHDVGMSRNKAPKSPWMPFSMLFGAISAKVSPQDMKLVHAHYDLFRSKKISRNDFIKKLRLIVGDQLLKSTVTNLQCKVPSTSPCSSSVPSGESFC from the exons ATGGAGTCAAACTGGGTTAAAGTTTTAGATAGTGGCCGTAGGACAGCAGCAGTCTACTCAAGAAATAAAGTAGCATCTCAGCTTGTGGCACATATAGTTGGAGCTGGCACTGAGAAGCTTGACGAGCTATCATTTCAATCAAACTGTAGCTCATTTTATAACAAGCTTGGGAAGAGGAAAAGGACTGTAGATGGTGAGTCTGATTGCCGATCACATCTCAGGAAGTCGATACTTAAGAACTActcaaatttcatgaaaagtgGACTGCCCCAACGTGTTTTATTTCATCAGAGTGGTGAATGGAATGATTTCCCTCAAGATATTGTTCGTATAGTTAAAGAGGACTTCCGTGCAAAGAAGGCTGTGATTGAGGTGAACTTTGGTGGCTTTCATGTAATACTTGATATTCTATATATGGTTCAGGTAAATCTGGTAACTGGTTTAGAGAAGCCTATTGCCTGGATAGACGAAGCAGGTGGCTGTTTCTTCCCCGATTTATGTCTCGTCAGTTGTAAAACGCATGACAACTTTGCAATCCACTCACAGAGAACTGAAGAATTCAGTGCTGCTGAGCCGGATAGGGCAACTAAAATCAAGTTGCATCTTGACATAGACTTTAATGGACAGAACAATTGCAATTTGGAAGAATGCGTGGAAGAGTCGAATGTTAATTTTAAAAGGATTAAAGTTTATCCTTTTAAAGATAATCAAGAATTTGCTGTTGATAAAAAATCAGATACTAAAATGGAAATAGTTGCAGAAAATCAACAGAATCAGGAAAGTCGGTCTCCTAAATTAGAAGATACTCTAAAGTTGGTGGATGGAGAATCTGTTAAAATTATGTTTGTTAAGGGAATGAATACCATTCATAAGGTGGATATAGTCGAAATTAGTCAATGCTCaagtaaatatatgaaaaaccGCTTGGAACTGTTCGAGAAGCAGGTTGAGATAACCCAAAAGTATCGCGGAAATTCCAATGTCCGTTATGCTTGGTTTGCCGCTTCCAAAGAGGTAATATCCACAATTATGAACTATGGCCTTGCGCTTGGGGTACCTAGACAGAAGACTAATCTTGGAGTTGGAGTGCATCTCTTTGCACAGGACTGTGCCTCTAAAAG TGCTGCTGGCTGTGATATTGACGAAAATGGAGTTCGTTACATGGTTCTTTGTCGTGTCATTTTGGGCAATGAAGAACTTTTGCATTTTGGCTCTAAGCAATCTCATCCGAGCAATGAGAAATATGATAGTGGTGTTGATGATCTGGAGAGTCCTACTTATTATACTGTTtggaatatgaatatgaatacacaCATATATCCAGAGTATGTTGTGAGCTTCAGGATGTCTTCAGGAGCAGAAG GGGCTCCAATAAAGGAAGAAAGTAGGCTTGATGTCTCCGGAGTTACTTCTCAGGGATATGAAGAGCAGTTGGACTTGAATAAATTGCCTATAGAATTG GGAAATTGTCAGCAATATCAGTTTGTAAGCAACCTACAGCAATCCCATGATGTTGGTATGAGTAGAAATAAAGCCCCCAAATCGCCCTGGATGCCTTTCTCTATGTTATTTGGAGCTATTTCAGCTAAAGTCTCTCCCCAAGATATGAAATTGGTTCATGCACACTATGACTTGTTCAGG AGCAAGAAAATTTCCCGGAACGATTTCATTAAAAAGCTGAGATTGATAGTGGGTGATCAATTATTGAAGTCTACCGTGACCAATCTTCAATGCAAG GTGCCTTCCACATCTCCGTGCTCTTCGAGTGTGCCGAGCGGTGAGAGTTTTTGTTGA
- the LOC132030135 gene encoding inactive poly [ADP-ribose] polymerase RCD1 isoform X2, translating into MESNWVKVLDSGRRTAAVYSRNKVASQLVAHIVGAGTEKLDELSFQSNCSSFYNKLGKRKRTVDGESDCRSHLRKSILKNYSNFMKSGLPQRVLFHQSGEWNDFPQDIVRIVKEDFRAKKAVIEVNFGGFHVILDILYMVQVNLVTGLEKPIAWIDEAGGCFFPDLCLVSCKTHDNFAIHSQRTEEFSAAEPDRATKIKLHLDIDFNGQNNCNLEECVEESNVNFKRIKVYPFKDNQEFAVDKKSDTKMEIVAENQQNQESRSPKLEDTLKLVDGESVKIMFVKGMNTIHKVDIVEISQCSSKYMKNRLELFEKQVEITQKYRGNSNVRYAWFAASKEVISTIMNYGLALGVPRQKTNLGVGVHLFAQDCASKSAAGCDIDENGVRYMVLCRVILGNEELLHFGSKQSHPSNEKYDSGVDDLESPTYYTVWNMNMNTHIYPEYVVSFRMSSGAEGAPIKEESRLDVSGVTSQGYEEQLDLNKLPIELVPSTSPCSSSVPSGESFC; encoded by the exons ATGGAGTCAAACTGGGTTAAAGTTTTAGATAGTGGCCGTAGGACAGCAGCAGTCTACTCAAGAAATAAAGTAGCATCTCAGCTTGTGGCACATATAGTTGGAGCTGGCACTGAGAAGCTTGACGAGCTATCATTTCAATCAAACTGTAGCTCATTTTATAACAAGCTTGGGAAGAGGAAAAGGACTGTAGATGGTGAGTCTGATTGCCGATCACATCTCAGGAAGTCGATACTTAAGAACTActcaaatttcatgaaaagtgGACTGCCCCAACGTGTTTTATTTCATCAGAGTGGTGAATGGAATGATTTCCCTCAAGATATTGTTCGTATAGTTAAAGAGGACTTCCGTGCAAAGAAGGCTGTGATTGAGGTGAACTTTGGTGGCTTTCATGTAATACTTGATATTCTATATATGGTTCAGGTAAATCTGGTAACTGGTTTAGAGAAGCCTATTGCCTGGATAGACGAAGCAGGTGGCTGTTTCTTCCCCGATTTATGTCTCGTCAGTTGTAAAACGCATGACAACTTTGCAATCCACTCACAGAGAACTGAAGAATTCAGTGCTGCTGAGCCGGATAGGGCAACTAAAATCAAGTTGCATCTTGACATAGACTTTAATGGACAGAACAATTGCAATTTGGAAGAATGCGTGGAAGAGTCGAATGTTAATTTTAAAAGGATTAAAGTTTATCCTTTTAAAGATAATCAAGAATTTGCTGTTGATAAAAAATCAGATACTAAAATGGAAATAGTTGCAGAAAATCAACAGAATCAGGAAAGTCGGTCTCCTAAATTAGAAGATACTCTAAAGTTGGTGGATGGAGAATCTGTTAAAATTATGTTTGTTAAGGGAATGAATACCATTCATAAGGTGGATATAGTCGAAATTAGTCAATGCTCaagtaaatatatgaaaaaccGCTTGGAACTGTTCGAGAAGCAGGTTGAGATAACCCAAAAGTATCGCGGAAATTCCAATGTCCGTTATGCTTGGTTTGCCGCTTCCAAAGAGGTAATATCCACAATTATGAACTATGGCCTTGCGCTTGGGGTACCTAGACAGAAGACTAATCTTGGAGTTGGAGTGCATCTCTTTGCACAGGACTGTGCCTCTAAAAG TGCTGCTGGCTGTGATATTGACGAAAATGGAGTTCGTTACATGGTTCTTTGTCGTGTCATTTTGGGCAATGAAGAACTTTTGCATTTTGGCTCTAAGCAATCTCATCCGAGCAATGAGAAATATGATAGTGGTGTTGATGATCTGGAGAGTCCTACTTATTATACTGTTtggaatatgaatatgaatacacaCATATATCCAGAGTATGTTGTGAGCTTCAGGATGTCTTCAGGAGCAGAAG GGGCTCCAATAAAGGAAGAAAGTAGGCTTGATGTCTCCGGAGTTACTTCTCAGGGATATGAAGAGCAGTTGGACTTGAATAAATTGCCTATAGAATTG GTGCCTTCCACATCTCCGTGCTCTTCGAGTGTGCCGAGCGGTGAGAGTTTTTGTTGA
- the LOC132030137 gene encoding uncharacterized protein LOC132030137, with protein sequence MGKDDLWDDSVLINAFNDAVSKYKIMHSKGAKLSSKEENLAALDDRSNELKSNGEGDDNSKVAPDTTTETGDASNLPSVKENSSFEAVPPENHTGQLNEQNTQDKGLKSVSSQSLEDYNQLLYKYYELEDQRQKILQQLNQFGIWGDQNSGSASQEHQAYAAQTSYPAESSFYCPYGCQSWVSPCTTSPCCMGGNQDDKPCDASLQSVQEKKSPQNPNLVNIAMGAAEKALSSLKQASNTASLNSFAKQGKQIEMNPVAAEKTEGLETDLTEVLNAWYSAGFSTGKYLSEQSNKKDG encoded by the exons ATGGGTAAAGATGATCTATGGGATGATTCAGTCCTCATCAACGCCTTCAACGATGCTGTATCCAAGTACAAG ATTATGCATAGTAAAGGAGCCAAACTTAGCAGCAAAGAGGAGAATTTGGCAGCTCTTGATGACCGAAGCAATGAGCTTAAAAG CAATGGGGAGGGAGATGATAACAGCAAAGTTGCACCAGATACCACTACAGAAACGGGGGATGCAAGCAACCTTCCATCAGTAAAAGAAAATTCCTCTTTTGAGGCAGTTCCTCCTGAAAACCATACTGGTCAACTGAATGAGCAAAACACCCAGGATAAGGGCTTAAAGAGCGTCAGTTCACAGAGTTTAGAAGATTACAACCAGTTACTGTACAAATATTATGAACTTGAGGATCAAAGGCAAAAGATTTTGCAGCAACTTAACCAGTTTGGCATCTGGGGTGATCAAAATTCTGGTTCTGCTTCGCAAGAACATCAAGCTTATGCAGCCCAGACTTCATATCCAGCAGAATCTTCTTTTTACTGCCCATATGGATGCCAAAGTTGGGTGTCTCCATGCACCACATCACCTTGTTGTATGGGTGGAAATCAGGATGACAAACCATGCGATGCTTCTTtacaaagtgttcaagaaaagaaaTCTCCTCAAAACCCTAATCTGGTTAATATAGCAATGGGAGCTGCAGAAAAAGCACTCTCCTCTTTAAAGCAAGCTTCTAACACGGCTTCACTGAATTCATTTGCAAAGCAAG GAAAACAAATAGAGATGAACCCTGTTGCAGCAGAGAAAACTGAAGGGTTGGAGACGGATCTAACGGAAGTGCTGAATGCATGGTACTCTGCAGGCTTTTCCACTGGAAA GTATCTTTCTGAGCAATCCAACAAGAAAGATGGTTAA